agctaactcatggtttttatttactattttctacttccttgtacatGCAGGGGATACATCGGTATTTTACTTCGAACTTattggaagcaagatatgctgggacagtcattcctaagcatataaagtaatcataaatgttttagccctcccaggcagtaatttgttgtttgcttcaagccatctatggcctctcccataaatcccccaaggctccagtcctgaaaatgtcagagctgatggttttccatcagcaacatcagtGCTTCAGCAAttttgttttcaagatgccatttTTGATGTTCTTCTCATTCAttttgcctcaagggtcatgagagagtcaGAAGACTTTGTAAAGTTTGGACTTGGAGTTttggtcgtggcgcagtggttaatgaatctgactaagaaccatgaagttgccagtttgatccctggccttgctcaatgcgttaagggtccagcgttgttgtgagctgtagtgtaggttgcagacgcggcttggatcccatgttgctgtggctctggagtaggccggtggctactgctcccattggacccctaacctgggaatctccatgtgccgagggagtggccctagaaaaggcaaaaagaccaaaaaaaaaaaaaaaaagactttgtaaaGAATAGACTGACCTCTACAGACACTCTATGgcaccagtcttttctttccattctttgtcacgTCTCATATTCATGCTCCAAACACTTTAATATCTAGTTttattagacttttaaaaatatttaaaaaatgttatcagtGTGATATTGTAGTCTATGTTTGTTTATGCTTCCTTTTTACTagtaaaattgaatatatttcctaTATTTATGACCCATTCACTTTTGCCCTTCTGTGATTGAGTCTTTGATCTGTTTTTTATTAagctgttaatattttattgatttgtagaaCTTTGAGATATTCTGGATACTAATCTtttgtcattatacatttgaaaCTGCTCCTCCCATTTTATGatgtcttttcatcctttttttttttttttttttttttgtctttttgccttttctacggctgctccctcggcatatggaagttcccaggctaggggtctaatcggagctgtagccaccagcctacaccagagccacagcaacgcgggatccgggatccgacctgtgtctgcgacctacaccacagctcacggcaacgccagatccttaacccactgagcaagggcaggggtcgaacccacaacctcatggttcctagtcggattcgttaaccactgcgccactgtggaactcctcattcttatttttactttatattttgatGAACCGAAATTTTTATGTTCAATGTACTAATCTTCCCTTTTgagttaaataatttttgaaccttatttttttaatccttccttGTCCCAGACTGAAAAAATGCAGTCTTCTAATCTTCCTTTtaaatgtgttggagttccccttgtagctcagtggtaacgaacccaactaatatccaagaggatgaaggtttgatccctagcctcagccagtgggttaaggatctggcgttgctgtgagccatggtgtagatcacagacttggcttcgtggtgtaggtcacagacttggcttggctctggcatggctgtggtataggcataggccagcaactctagctccagtttgacccctagtttgggaacttccataagcccacCTAGTTTTAGGTGGgtccctaaaaaaattttttaaaaggtgttaaGCTTTTGCCTTTCACACTTGAATTGTAAATGCATTGTCaagatttattaaccacttaCAGTGCCAGGCATGTAGTAATTATTACTTATCTTTAGTTATGAATAGTGCATGTTCCATGCACTGTTATATGAATTCCTTTCaccattttataataataatccCATAAATTAAGtactattaataaaaaatttaatagcaTATGTTAAATGTAtagataaattaatgaatgagttgaaaaaaactgaggctcaaaattttaaataacgtCCCTAAATTGATTTGACAGAAGAATTTGAAACTTaaactaaaccttttttttttttttttgtcttttttttttgctttttgtagggctgcttcccatggcatatggaggttcccaggctaggggtctaatcgtagctgtagccactggcctacaccagagctacagcaactcaggatccgaggcacatctgcaacctacaccacagctcacagcaacaccggatccttaacccactgagcaaggcccggattgaacctgcaacctcatggttcctagtcagatttgttaaccactgcgccatgacaggaactcctaaactaaacCTTAAAATATGGGTAGCTTTTGGACAGGAAAAGAAGACAGGCATTCCAAGTATGGAGAATAGCAAGAGAAAAAGTACTTACgtaagacaagaccaaaaaagacaGTAAGTCAGAGCAGACAGAAAGTATGAGTGGTGAAGTATTAGGGAATTTATTTCATATAGGATGGAGACAGTGCAGTTCCTTAAAGTTTAGCAAGAAGAATTTGAACATTATGCAGTTACTGTAAGGAGAGTGATATGAGGGAAATTTTATTTAGTAAAGATATAAACTGGCATCATTAGACATTGTGGATTTGGCAGAAAGAATCTATCTAATAAAGGAAGACTATGCAATACTCTAAGCATGAAGTTATAAGGATCTGGGCTTTGATAGTGATTGCACAGGAAATCAAAAagtctaagattttttttaaggggcatATCCAAgtcatatggaagtacccaggctacagactgaatctgagccacagctagagcaacacaggaacctttaacccactgtgcagccgggattgaacctgcacctctgcagtgattcaagctgctgctgttggattcttttttttttttttttttttttttttgtctttttgccttttctagggccactcccgctccatatggaggttcccaggctaggggtctaatcggagctatagctgccggcctacgccacagccatagcaagatcggagccgagtctatgacccacaccacagctcatagcaatgccagatccttaacccactgatcaaggccagggatggaacctgaaacctcatggttcctagtcagattcattaaccactgagccatgacgggaactcctgcagtcggattcttaacccactctgccacagcaggaaatcataagaaatattttgaaggatAAAATGGATATAGAGGCAACGGAAAAAGATTAAACAATGAAGAAATCAGTGTTTAGTGGGAAAGTATATCAGAAGATGatttcactaaaagaaaaaaaagatacagaatacagtttttcttaaaagaaaaacagaatataaatCAATGCCagttaaaggagagaaaaatttcACATGGAATTTGAGGTGATAGTGTTATTTCCACATGCAGAATCTGATGAAACGGAACTTAGGAAGTCATTTAACATCTCTAAAAGTCAGTTATTCCATGTTTTAGGTGAAGAcagtatttattttacaattttttgacCATACAAAGTGAAAGGACCTTGCAAACAGTAAGCTATGTAGATACAGAACTGTTATATAGTTAAAGTCATAAGAATCAAAGGGTAGATATTTTAAGCTTCAAAGTCTTTGAAGTTAAGACTTTAGTCTTCTTCCTTTGATTGAAGATCCACATCTTACTGCGCTACAGACTGGGTGATTTATTATTACACACATGAAAAGGTCAGCTGGGCAGTCTGCTTCTGAAACACagtaaaaataatgcataaacCTTTCTAAATTCTGACAAAATCTCTGAATAATAGATTTATCTATAATGTTTCTTAGttggagaaatataaatttttaactgTCAAATAAAAGACCAAACCAGATAAATTTCCAAttcaaatgttctaatttttttgtttgtttgggttttgtttgtttttttttttttttttttttttttttttgctttttaaggctgcacctgtgtcatatggaagtttccaggctaggagtccaattgtagctgcagctgccagcctatgccacagccgcagcaatgtcagatacaagccacatctgtgacctacaccacagctcacggacaatgccagatccttaacccactgagcaaagccggggattgaacccacatcttcatgggatGCTATTccggttcataacccactgacccacaagggGGTCTCCTCTAATGGTATATTTACATGAGTAAAGAAGCATCTTAAATATTGCTTCTACCTAATCTTTATTACTAGTTTTCAATCTTGAAATTGCACTATAGTATAttataaaatgacatttaagcAGGTTTACTGCTTAAGATGcatgataataattattattttttattatacttttttacaCTTAACTAATTGTATTGAAATAAGTGGTACTACCTTGggaaaaactgaagcacagataAACAGAGTACAAGTTCTCAGAGAAGTAGGCCCAGATATGTTTTGTGTCCATAGACTATGTTTATAATACCATTATTTGATTTGTGAATAAAcattaatctgaaaaaatatttttatccatttatccattttgGTCAAATGAATCTTTGTATTTCTCAAGGAAATTACAACTCAAGTTTGGGTATAGTGACAATTTATTTCCTAGTATAAATTCCAAGTAAATTGTGatcacattttactttttttttcttcctctttatttttggtATTCTAGTTAAACTCTGAGCTATTCGTTATATATGTCACAGACATCACCTTTCCACGTTCCAGAAGTATTTAAAGGGTTATATGGAAGTTATGCCAGTTCTCATCAATATGCTTGAGCCTCCCAGACAGGAACTATTTCTTGATTTACGTTTGCATACCAGCAGCACCTTGGACAGTGTCAGGCAGTCAAAAAGGCACGTTTCTACTTTGGAGCAGATGACTGTATGAGTGATTTTGTCTTGATGCTATATTTGTCTTATATATTACTTGAgacactaatcatcagggattgaacctctttTTATTTGGCCGTAATGATATCGCTTGTGTGCAAACCACTCCtaaattgcttttcatttttattgcaagATGatataattggaaaataaaatcttacaCTAAAATTCATGTTAGCATAAAAAATTATTTCGTTATTGACCTCATCTTACATACAAAACCACAATATTAATGTAATAagaatattaaacaaaaataccttttctaaagcaatgtttattttcattcctaTCTTCGTTCCTTCAATCACCAAGGACTTCTTAAAGGTAAGAAGGAAAACTTCAAGCTTCCTCTCACCCCACTACCCCGTGTCCccctcaaagaaaacaaaacaaaacaatcaaacaaaaaaactggaaggGGAAGAGAATTTCCCAGTcgcattttaaaatactgttactGAGCAGCAGTATGGATTACTGTAcatcaaaaatgtatatattctgaATTCCCTTTTTTGGCggaatttcttttaaattcacaTCTTATAATAAATATGCTCTTGATGATTCCTGTTGCCCACATGCACTGCTGTAAAGATATGGATCCTAGTAATTGCTCCTTGTGTTCACAGTGGAAAGTGGCACTTaataaaggagagaagaaaatataccGAAGGCAAATCCGGCTGTCAACGATAGCTGTAAACCAGTATTTCTTTGGTTGGCACTAAATTAGTCGTGGTATCTCAAGAGCCCTTTGTTTGTGGGACAGTGGATCTGGCAACCATTATCTGCTCGTGGAAACGACGTCTGACGACTCCGCCcggtctgggggtggggaaggtgcACCGCGTGGAGAGCTCGACTGAGAATTAAAGTGAGCGAACAAAGAGAACTCCCAGCAGCCGCCCGCCAGCGCCTTGCAGCTGCATCAGGAGACGTCAGTCACGCCCGGAAGGCTGTTAGAATCCGCCTCCCTGAGAAAAGAGCTCAAATAAATAATTGATGGCGATTGATGCTGTTCTGGACAAAGCTTTGCGGAAAACCAGTGCATCCGATTTCGAGCGGTTTTGGAATCTTCTGCCAAGTAAGGGGTATGTAAGTGCAGCAAAGACTTTAAGCGTGGCTACCGGACTTCCATCTCGGGCGTGGCTCTGgcctttttgtcttcttgccaccACCCCCgtcccctctttcttctctttccttttgaaaGTAGCCTCTCTTTGGTTACTTTTAGCCGGTTCCCTCTTGCaatcccgccccctcccctgcccagtcTGGTGAGGTCAGCTCATGAATATCTGTGCACTTCCTGGGGAGCGTCTGGCACTGCTTGGTACCTCTCGTATTCGCCTGCTCCGAGCCGCAGCTTCAGCCCAGCCACCGACCGCGGAGGAGTAATACGCTCTTCTGGCCGCTGAGTCTCCACGTTAACGCCATTGTTTGGAGAAACCGATTTCGCATGGAACTGGAACCCACAGGCCCAAAGGCAAAGTGCTCAGCCAGACAGTTGTATAGAATACTACGAAGCTAAACTTTCCTCGCCTCCGAAAGACACAATAAGAAACCCTGAATTCCCtggaagatcagaaagaaaacGCTGTTGATTTGTTTCAACTTCGAAACATCGCCTCTGCTAAGAAGTGAGCAGTTCTGGATTTTCTATTGCGATGGGAATGAAAGATGGGGTGGGTCAGTGGGCAGATAAAACTCGAGATTAAAATGTTGGTTTGGGCCATGCCGGGGCTGCTTATTTGGCGATTTCCACCGGGGAGGCCTCGAAGAGACACAGCATCTTGTCACTTTGTGAGAACCACGTGACAGCAGCCAGGTACCTTTGCCTATGGGGGCCGAGTTCCAGGAACTCTAGCTTTCTCTTTGGGTTAGAGCTATATGTTCAAGCTTGCTCTGGTGGCTTTCAACTTCAGAGTGGTTCTGCCTCATTCAGAACAAAAATGAAGCTACACTGGCAATGTAATTTATTTGGGTGATCCACGTTAGTGTAACCCACCAATGAACTAGACCAGATATTCTTGGAGCATGTTGCTCTGGGAGAACATGTAGAAAATAAGTTGATGGACgattcctccctcctccacccccatgtCTTCTTTGTTCACTATTATTTTCCAAACTGAATTGGAAGCAGAtatcagaaggagaaagggaggtgggagaggagacTTCTCATAATATATCTTTATAAAATGAGGAATTAATACACATTGACAAAGTTACGATACTTACATAAGAACAGGAGTAATGCTAGTAAAGTAACTAGCATGTATCTCCTCTCCTAATGGGaggattttttttgaaaagcagaacTTTCTGCCTCGTCATGCCCTTTTCAGTGCTTTAGAGAGAAATTATATTCCTAAGGAAGAGACACCTATTGACTAGCTAAGTAGCTGGACCACTAGGTAGAAGAAACTGGGAAGCAATGGGTTTTCAGTTGCtattttccagattttaaaaGCCAGTGATGAATTTACCTTGGAAAAAATACACAATAGAAGTCGATCTCATCATGATGAGTGAGGATACACAAGGCTTCTTAGGCGAAGGATCATTCTGTCTTAGAATTTGGCTTCATGGAAAGGACTGGAGCACTTTAAAAGTACTTTAGCTGTTACGTACCATCTAAGAAgaagcttaaaaatgaaaatacttcctATCTAGCAATtgcatttaaaactaaaatgattCATTAAGAACAATGAAATTTGAGTAagtgtagaaaaaaattatcatctgTAACTTAAGAAATTGTGTAGAGCCAACAAAAACATTTCCAAagtattttacattatttctcaaagctaaaaaataaggaaaaagaaaaatttctttaggGTTGCTAATGACCAAACAGAATGGATGATTTTTAATACCATATTTTCTTGAAGCTGAAGTTGATTTAAAGtcattcattatttatattttcttttagttttaagcTAAAGGAAAGTGGATGCATTTTTCTAACTAAGAGCAACATTAAGGGTTTGAACTGTTTGAGAAAAGTGGCATTTATCCATACAATTTTTTTGCCTAGGGAGCTACATCATAACCCTTTTCATTTAACTGACACGGGAATATTAATTAAAACTTTCTCCACTAAACCAGGCTTTAAAATGCAGAATTGGTAGTGGGGAAAACAGAGCTGGAAAATCAGGATATTGGCAACTATAGCATATGGACATCTTTTCCTTCTAAAGCTTTTTCTTGAccttatcctttaaaaaaaaaaaaaatccccttatcGTCAATTCCTTACTGACCCAATCCTTGCCATAACTTGCTACCGTGGGAATGTTAGGTTCAGCAGCCTTCAGATCATCATTTTACTGAGATGGAGTGAGATGGCGATAGCGCCTCCCTGGGCAAAATGTAACATTACAGACATGCTGTGTgctcttcttttgtttctgtcGCAGATTAGAAAGGAAATTGGTGGCAGTGAGGAGGGACGAGAATGATCTGGTGATGGATTACTGTAAATCGCATCCAATAGATTCTTGCTAGATTGCCATGAGTCAGCCACCGACGGGGGGCGCTGCCCCTGCCACGGCAGCAGCTTCTGCCGCCACCGCTGCCACTGAGGCTCGCTTGCACCCGGAGGGCAGCAGCAGAAAGCAGCAGCGTGCTCAGTCACCCGCTAGACTGAGAGACAATTCGGTCCGACAGACAACCGCGACCACCCGGTCCCCAGTAGGGGCCGGTACTAAAGTCAATTCTGTTCgacagcagcagctgcagcagcagcagcagggcaaCAAGACCGGGAGCCGCTCGGCGCCTCCTGCCAGCGCCCGAGGAAGCGGAGGCGGGGCGGAAAAGGCCGCACCCCTGGCTCCCAAGGGGGCCGCGCCGGGAGCTGTCCAGACAGTGGCTGGTGCTGAAGCGGCCCCGGTGGCGACCCTGGCCCCGGCAGGTGTTAGGAGGCCTGGCCCGTCGGAGGAGACGCCCCGGGAGCTAGATCCTGCGTCCTCTAAACTCGGGGAACCCCCTCCgcttggagaaggaggaggagggggtggggaaggaggaggagccgGCAGCGGctctggggaaagggaggggggcgctccgcagccgccgccgccgcccaggGGCTGGCGAGGGAAAAGCGTACGCGCTCAGCAGAGGGGCGGCAGCGGCGGGGAGGGGGCCGCCCCTTCGCCATCCTCCTCCTCTGCGGGCAAAACCCTGGGCCCCGGCAGCAGAAACTCCGGGATAGGCGTTGTGGGGGGTGGCAGCGGTGGCGGAGGGAGCTACTGGAAGGAAGGATGTCTGCAGTCTGAGCTCATCCAGTTCCATCTCAAGAAAGAGCGGGCGGCAGCAGCGGCGGCCGCGGCTCAGATGCACACTAAGaacggcggcggcggcagcaatCGTAGCTCTCCGGTCGCCGGCGCTCCTTCCATTTGCGAGCCCCTCGCAGTCCCTTTCAACTCCTCAATGGCGGCGGCAGCAGAGGGCCCCCAACAGAGCGCAGAGGGCAGCGCGAGCGGTGGGGGTATGCAGGCAGCGGCGCCCCCTTCGTCGCAGCCGCACCCGCAGCAGCTccaggagcaggaggagatgcaggaggagatggagaagCTGAGGGAGGAAAACGAGACTCTCAAGGTGAGGAGGATGGGGGGGGTGaaacaggttgggggaggggagatgcgGGCCTCGGAATATTAGGGCGTGTCCTTGCGGGAGTGAGAGGCTGCTAACCTGTCAGGGATCCTTAAAAGAGGGAGGAGAACAGGAAATGAGAGGAGGGGGCTCTCCGGCCTGTTCCGGATTTAAAAGGGTTGGAGATTCGTGGCGTTAGGTTTTTATTTAAATCCAAATCTGGGCCTTCGTTTCTCTAATTATTATGGTTTGTCCCACTTTTTTATGGAGAGAGCTGCAGTAGGAGAGCGAGGAAAGGCCTAAAGGGGGCCCATTTTCCtagtttcttctctttcattcagCTCCATGCCATTCCTGTCTCTTGGAGAGAGGGCCATAAAGCTGAGAACCTGGAGTTGGGATGGGGTGTATACAGTGTGTGCCAAGGGGTGGGTGGCGAGTCTAATTTTGACCCGCGGCCTATCACCGCCTCAGAATGAGATCGATGAACTGAGGACCGAGATGGACGAGATGAGGGACACTTTCTTCGAGGAGGACGCCTGTCAACTGCAGGAAATGCGCCACGAGTTGGAGAGGGCCAACAAAAACTGCCGGATCCTGCAGTACCGCCTCCGCAAAGCCGAGCGCAAAAGGCTCCGCTACGCGCAGACAGGGGAAATCGACGGCGAGCTCTTGCGCAGCCTGGAGCAGGACCTCAAGGTCTGCAGAGCGAGAGCTCTGGGGACTGGGGTAGGGGTTGGGGGAGCGGCAGGGGCTGCGGTTGGGGACTTCGGTCAGGGGCTCTTTGCATTGCAAGGCCTTTAGTGGTGATTGGCAAAGAGCTTTAGGGACACGGAGTTTCTCAGCTCCGACCGCAAAATATCAGGAacgggaaggggaagaggaagaacagACAGGTGAGTCTGAAGAGTCCGGGCTTTGCTGAAGGTCTTGTGCAGAGCAAGCTCTGTGGGCTCTCCTGGGAGTAACGGTGACTCTTAAAGGGGGACTGGTAGGAGGTCGCCTCTTTCCCCGGCGGAAACGAGGGCGTGGCAGAGCACAGGCTCTGGCCTTGATCTGGCTTTCAGAGGCCGTCCTCCAAGTGCAGGCCAGGTGGATTCAGGCACTCTCCTTCAGTGGAGTTAGAGCCCAGAGTACGAATAGCACTGGGAAGATATTAGAGCTAAGATTGCTCTCTGAaagccccaccctccccaggcttTCTAGAATTCCTTCCTTTCTGTACTTAACATTCAGATAACTCCCAGAAAGGAAAACCATCCATCTTGTGGTCACTTTGGGAAAAGTAAAGGGAGGGTGaactaaatgaaagaaacttgTTCTTAGTGAAGTTGCTCCTTTAGAATCTTCCCCAGTGAGAAATTTTGACCTTGAAACGTGTTTTTAGGCAGGTGTGGTCTGTTTATTCAGTTTGATTGTAGGCAGATTCACTGACAGTGCAAATCAGATGTTATCTTCGTGGTCTTGGACAGCAAAAGACatgtaattttaattgttttaatttcatcatGATATAAAAACCTAGTGTAAttatcttgtattttttaaaagatagctaTGAGGTAACACTTTGTGAAAGCCATtgtattatttctcatttttctttttctgacatttattgaatgcttgctatgtgccaggtgctgcgGCGTGCATTGTTACTTATGTTGTTTCATTTAGTtctcaggaagaagaaaacctGTAAGCAGGGATTATTAGTAGCATGATTTTACAAGTGCCCAAGATAAACCTTTTAGAGAAGTTAagtccccaacccccagccctggaacttggCTATGAGTTGGCCAGGCTGGCTCCCCATCCAATCTAAAACCACAGTGTATGTCTTGAGCTACTGTACAGGGACTGCacttttttccaaaatgtaaaatttctgaGGTATTCTTAAAGCAGGAGGCAAAAATGCAcatgcttaaaaacaaaaaactaatctcaatgactaaaatatttcttaaaaccaAACCCCTGGAATGATGGTATCAAAATTCAAGCCCCAGACCCTGGttgagaaaattttgttttccagtcTTTAAGTGATAATGGAAGCATCCGCCACATAGTTTTGTTGTAGAATTAGAGGAGATGTGTGAAATTTCTCTACATGTGATAAAACAGAGTTCAACATTTATAAACGTGTCATAGTCTAGACATTATAAGAACAGAGAGAGGGCCAGACTACCTATCCacttgttagctgtgtgaccttgagcaagttactttacCCCATGAGACAGTTTTCCTCAACTATAAAGTAGGAATAATAATGGGACCTATTTCATGGGATTGTTGTGAGTTAAATGGTTTATATGTGTGAATGGCATCTGAAATATAGAGTATCTGGAATGATGCCTGGCAGATGGTAGACACTATATACATATTGGTtcttaatacatttaatataacTTTAGCCCACTTATTATATTGTCTTTAATTACATTTTGTTGTTAAAAACACTTTAATTTAGGTTGCAAAGGATGTATCTGTGAGACTTCACCATGAATTagaaaatgtggaagaaaagCGAACAACCACAGAAGATGAAAATGAGAAACTGAGACAGCAGCTTATAGAAGTTGAGATAGCAAAGCAAGCTCTACAGAATGAACTGGAAAAAATGAAGGAGGTTAGTATTCAATTATCTCATGGTGTGCTCTGCATATTTAGCACTTCATAGAGAGTACCAAAAAGTAATATCACTGTTAAaataactcagattttttttatgattatagGACAGTTTGCTGTTCTTACCCAGCATAGTGACAGATACATGATTTCATACTAACAAATACGCAACAAAGACAAAATTCTGACCTCAGCCCTGCCTCCAATTTGACATCAATGAGCTGTGACTGGTGTTTCATATGTGTCATCTAAATGGAtgttagttaaataaattatacgCTATACCAAACATGAAGGATATCAGAAGTATGAAGGAATAAGTGTTCCGTTAGTTGAGTGGAAGACCTAATCCTATGAGATGAGGGTCATGGGACCACAAACTTTCAGGATGAAAAAGTCCACAAAGGCCCTTCTGTCTGATATAATCATTGCTTGAATCGTTATAATGAAGCCCAAAATGATTTAGTGCTTAGaacatcacaagtgactagccCTTAAGATCTTCTCCAGTAGCCAATTCTATGACAGCATAGCTCTGTttaaaggttttctttgttttgagttGAACTCTATTTATTTGTAACTTTAATAAATTCTTCTTGGTCTTACATTTTTGAGCAGAAGAGTCTGAGTTCTCATCCATATTGGCTGTTGGAAGATTCTGaccattttccttttgaattttctcaaagaacaaaatcagtaaaaataattgcagaataaaagaaacagaaaagatgtatCAAGAAACAATTAGATTTGTGAtaagtaaaatttgaattaaaataatattcttcCTTGAAAACTACCTGAAAATGTACTTTGCAACTGGTGAAAACCATTATTGAGAATTAGCAAATATACACCTGTCCCCTGAACATTTCCTCTGCTTAAATATGCAAGAATTTTAATCTTTCCATATTCTTATCTTGCCATAGACTAGATTGCTGTGCTTATCTTGAATTGGTATAAAAATATGTCTAGTATGTAATAGTGAAAATATCAGTAGTCGATTAAGAATATGTAGAAGGAGTTTATAGAAAACTGTTTTAGTGGGGTAAACTGTTTTGTGATTTAAGTTCCTCCTTACcctgattttaaacattttctaatgtaacaaattagggaaaaataattttaattatatgtgaTTCTTAGTTAATACCTAAGAGTGGCTATGTGg
The Sus scrofa isolate TJ Tabasco breed Duroc chromosome 1, Sscrofa11.1, whole genome shotgun sequence DNA segment above includes these coding regions:
- the SOGA3 gene encoding protein SOGA3, which codes for MSQPPTGGAAPATAAASAATAATEARLHPEGSSRKQQRAQSPARLRDNSVRQTTATTRSPVGAGTKVNSVRQQQLQQQQQGNKTGSRSAPPASARGSGGGAEKAAPLAPKGAAPGAVQTVAGAEAAPVATLAPAGVRRPGPSEETPRELDPASSKLGEPPPLGEGGGGGGEGGGAGSGSGEREGGAPQPPPPPRGWRGKSVRAQQRGGSGGEGAAPSPSSSSAGKTLGPGSRNSGIGVVGGGSGGGGSYWKEGCLQSELIQFHLKKERAAAAAAAAQMHTKNGGGGSNRSSPVAGAPSICEPLAVPFNSSMAAAAEGPQQSAEGSASGGGMQAAAPPSSQPHPQQLQEQEEMQEEMEKLREENETLKNEIDELRTEMDEMRDTFFEEDACQLQEMRHELERANKNCRILQYRLRKAERKRLRYAQTGEIDGELLRSLEQDLKVAKDVSVRLHHELENVEEKRTTTEDENEKLRQQLIEVEIAKQALQNELEKMKELSLKRRGSKDLPKSEKKAQQTPTEEDNEDLKCQLQFVKEEAALMRKKMAKIDKEKDRFEHELQKYRSFYGDLDSPLPKGEAGGPPSTREAELKLRLRLVEEEANILGRKIVELEVENRGLKAELDDLRGDDFNGSANPLMREQSESLSELRQHLQLVEDETELLRRNVADLEEQNKRITAELNKYKYKSGSHESSRHHDNAKTEALQEELKAARLQINELSGKVMQLQYENRVLMSNMQRYDLASHLGIRGSPRDSDAESDAGKKESDDDSRPPHRKREGPIGGESDSEEVRNIRCLTPTRSFYPAPGPWPKSFSDRQQMKDIRSEAERLGKTIDRLIADTSTIITEARIYVANGDLFGLMDEEDDGSRIREHELLYRINAQMKAFRKELQTFIDRLEVPKSADDQGAEEPISVSQMFQPIILLILILVLFSSLSYTTIFKLVFLFTLFFVL